A DNA window from Sporosarcina sp. ANT_H38 contains the following coding sequences:
- a CDS encoding MBL fold metallo-hydrolase, with amino-acid sequence MILIKDQLPILIDTGFGSEAEETEQLIKKVGVSPEELYLIVNTHYHSDHVGGNFHLQKNYGVKIAAHKWEADLINSNDIEACSSEWLDQPVEPYRVDIMLSDNDEINTGSKILKVLHTPGHTLGHISLYEPEEEILICGDLFHKNDIGWLNIFREGIGSIQRSIESLDRLSLLRIQKAYSGHGPQMENPQASIDAARERFEKWLSIPEKVSWHACKRIFSFTLIIKNGLAKEEIDNYLLNCGWFQDFARHSFQLRPEEFIQILINEMIRSGAATWHNNQFIATAPHQAPQEEWMNRNTKPIDWKSSYFII; translated from the coding sequence ATGATTCTTATTAAGGATCAGCTTCCGATCCTTATTGATACTGGTTTTGGGAGCGAAGCAGAAGAGACAGAACAACTAATTAAAAAGGTAGGCGTTTCACCAGAAGAATTATACCTCATTGTGAATACGCACTATCATAGTGACCATGTAGGAGGCAATTTTCATCTTCAAAAAAATTATGGTGTTAAGATTGCTGCTCATAAATGGGAAGCTGATTTAATTAATTCTAATGACATTGAAGCATGTAGTTCAGAATGGTTAGATCAGCCTGTAGAACCTTATCGAGTCGATATAATGCTCTCAGATAACGATGAGATAAATACAGGTAGCAAAATTTTGAAAGTGCTGCACACACCGGGACATACTTTAGGGCATATTTCTTTATATGAACCTGAAGAAGAGATATTAATTTGCGGGGATCTCTTTCACAAAAATGATATCGGATGGTTAAATATCTTTCGCGAGGGAATTGGATCTATCCAACGATCTATAGAAAGTTTGGATCGATTGTCCTTGCTCCGGATTCAAAAGGCATATTCGGGACATGGACCTCAAATGGAGAATCCTCAGGCTTCTATTGATGCAGCAAGGGAGCGTTTTGAAAAGTGGCTAAGTATACCAGAAAAAGTTTCATGGCATGCTTGCAAGAGGATTTTTTCATTCACATTAATTATTAAAAACGGATTAGCAAAAGAAGAAATCGATAACTACCTACTAAACTGTGGTTGGTTCCAAGATTTTGCACGCCACTCTTTTCAGCTTCGACCAGAAGAATTTATTCAAATCCTGATCAATGAAATGATTCGTTCCGGTGCAGCAACCTGGCACAATAATCAATTCATCGCTACCGCACCACACCAAGCACCACAAGAAGAATGGATGAATCGGAATACAAAACCTATAGATTGGAAATCTAGCTATTTTATCATATAA
- a CDS encoding MaoC family dehydratase N-terminal domain-containing protein: MTLKVGDIISFERTFTVRDVELFLEISGDEGIHHITPDEQGRLVVQGLLTATLPTKVGGDHNVLAQTMNFEFLRPVFTGDTIICEVKIQKYERQQNNKNRTALIASFLCENQNGKEVLKGDFSGIILSSH; encoded by the coding sequence ATGACATTAAAAGTAGGAGATATAATTTCATTTGAACGGACATTTACAGTAAGGGATGTTGAATTGTTTTTGGAGATTTCAGGTGATGAAGGGATTCATCATATTACCCCAGATGAACAGGGAAGACTTGTAGTTCAAGGGTTATTAACGGCAACTCTACCAACAAAAGTAGGTGGAGATCATAATGTACTAGCTCAAACGATGAATTTTGAGTTTTTAAGACCAGTGTTCACTGGAGATACAATAATTTGTGAAGTTAAAATTCAAAAATACGAAAGGCAACAGAATAATAAAAATAGAACTGCTTTAATTGCATCGTTTTTATGTGAAAATCAGAATGGGAAAGAAGTATTGAAAGGGGATTTTTCTGGTATAATACTTTCTTCTCATTAA
- a CDS encoding GNAT family N-acetyltransferase yields the protein MIFELSKDLRKKLIPMFDGMDSTIILSCLQGHMGTTWVDDLENPTVAQITVGIFVFFAGNPTTKTAEELLCNLSDYNLVIVNTEDWKKQIETVHKGSIEKFQRFKFYKNPEHLNKSHIQTLLSPLPEGYELKKIDAVIAKEASLHELSEDFTTQFNSIDDFINLGVGFVILNEGQVVCGATSFSIYDDGIEIEIATHPQHRRKGLATITASALILDCLDRGFYPSWDAANNESVKLAEKLGYIFKESYDTYFIEYVK from the coding sequence ATGATTTTTGAGTTAAGTAAGGATTTGAGAAAAAAGCTTATCCCAATGTTCGATGGTATGGACAGTACTATTATACTTTCATGTCTTCAAGGGCATATGGGAACAACGTGGGTGGACGATCTTGAAAATCCTACAGTTGCACAAATAACTGTGGGGATATTTGTTTTTTTTGCTGGAAATCCTACTACAAAGACAGCAGAAGAACTTCTGTGCAATCTGTCAGATTATAATCTTGTTATAGTAAATACAGAGGATTGGAAAAAACAAATCGAAACAGTACATAAAGGTTCAATTGAGAAGTTTCAACGATTTAAATTTTATAAAAATCCAGAACACCTCAATAAGAGTCACATACAGACCTTATTATCTCCATTACCAGAAGGATATGAACTGAAAAAAATAGATGCGGTGATAGCAAAAGAAGCATCTTTGCATGAGTTATCAGAAGATTTTACAACTCAGTTTAATTCTATAGATGATTTTATTAATCTTGGAGTAGGTTTTGTAATTTTGAATGAGGGACAAGTCGTATGTGGAGCAACATCATTTAGTATTTATGATGATGGAATTGAGATTGAAATTGCTACACATCCTCAACATAGAAGAAAAGGTTTAGCAACAATAACAGCCTCCGCGTTGATATTAGACTGCCTGGATAGAGGATTCTATCCGAGTTGGGATGCGGCTAATAACGAATCTGTTAAATTAGCTGAAAAACTCGGCTATATTTTTAAAGAGTCATATGATACGTACTTCATTGAATATGTGAAATAA
- a CDS encoding tyrosine-type recombinase/integrase — protein MNFLTSDTKQLQMNSLKIELQNQATLPALQSRLDEAEKEGQLAFHDFTDPDMMKWFLYERRHLNQKNDRTERTVREYERELLLFIEQLFTYSTEIDVDVAYIIEGSLFKSLQSRHLRKYQEWLATESPYVISKGSYSPATLERKTTILKAFFAFLHRTGYIQEPIHQGLRIATVRKDDRPNRDLGPVDVVTLLNTFRDMKQPVMFMIIHVLTTTGIRNEEFCILQVKDLKVDAIQGGYYLDVLGKGNKRRHVPLKEKVVHSIRNFRHARGLLPIEQAKLGDPLFTTNTGRAYSPSYLSQYVKKEITSLEQLKLSDQTMKITPHVFRHAFAIISKLNGVDIYDIMRSLGHEKIETTMIYLEKVFEKERHAIHSWKSEGFGEYI, from the coding sequence TTGAATTTTTTAACGAGTGATACCAAACAGTTACAAATGAATAGTTTAAAAATAGAATTACAAAATCAAGCAACTTTACCTGCTCTTCAAAGTCGATTAGATGAGGCTGAGAAAGAAGGACAACTGGCTTTTCATGATTTTACGGATCCGGACATGATGAAATGGTTTCTTTACGAACGCCGCCACTTGAACCAAAAAAATGACCGTACGGAGAGGACTGTTCGTGAGTATGAGCGTGAGCTTCTACTCTTCATCGAACAGCTCTTCACGTACAGTACAGAAATTGATGTAGATGTTGCCTATATAATAGAAGGTTCTCTGTTTAAATCACTTCAATCGCGTCATTTAAGAAAGTATCAGGAGTGGTTAGCAACTGAAAGTCCGTATGTGATTAGTAAAGGTTCATACTCTCCCGCCACACTTGAACGGAAAACGACGATACTGAAAGCCTTTTTTGCATTTCTGCATCGCACTGGTTATATCCAGGAACCGATTCACCAGGGACTAAGGATTGCTACAGTTCGAAAAGATGATCGACCTAATCGTGATTTAGGTCCAGTCGATGTCGTTACGCTACTTAATACGTTTAGGGACATGAAACAGCCAGTCATGTTTATGATAATCCATGTCCTTACAACTACAGGAATTCGGAATGAAGAGTTTTGTATCTTGCAGGTGAAAGACTTAAAAGTGGATGCTATTCAAGGTGGCTATTATCTTGATGTGTTGGGGAAAGGTAATAAGAGGCGGCATGTTCCGCTGAAAGAGAAAGTGGTACATAGCATACGGAATTTCCGCCATGCACGGGGCCTGCTGCCAATAGAACAAGCTAAACTGGGTGATCCTCTTTTTACAACGAATACAGGACGAGCTTATTCCCCCTCGTATTTATCGCAGTATGTGAAAAAGGAGATTACAAGTTTAGAGCAGCTGAAGTTATCGGATCAAACGATGAAAATCACCCCACACGTATTCCGACACGCATTTGCGATCATTTCAAAGCTAAATGGAGTAGATATATACGACATCATGAGATCACTTGGACACGAGAAGATTGAAACGACGATGATTTACTTGGAGAAGGTCTTCGAGAAGGAACGTCATGCGATTCATTCATGGAAATCGGAAGGTTTTGGAGAGTATATTTAG